The following are from one region of the Girardinichthys multiradiatus isolate DD_20200921_A chromosome 9, DD_fGirMul_XY1, whole genome shotgun sequence genome:
- the gpr17 gene encoding uracil nucleotide/cysteinyl leukotriene receptor has protein sequence MESATTVEPSVLSNQSSESCAAVETTTENQLFAWFYIVVFVLALCGNSLALWIFSHQRGVFSPANVFLVHLAVADLSYVIILPLRAIYHFTGGHWPLGEVPCRVVGFLFYVNMYASLYFLACVAGDRYLAVVHAVRSMKLRQGRYAHIISFSLWVLVTVSMAPLLVTHQTAQVGNTTVCLQLYREKASRKALVSLAVAFTPPFLATLSCYFLIIHSLHWGSRLEPALKLRALRTIGAVMLIYVVCFLPYHLSRATFILGYGHPDVSCQTRRALSMANRLTSSLTCLNGAMDPLVYLFGAEKFRSTLKRLFCEDKAGMSGATSGDLKGTHESSLSAKSEF, from the coding sequence ATGGAGTCTGCTACAACTGTAGAGCCATCAGTGCTATCAAATCAGTCATCAGAGAGTTGTGCAGCAGTAGAGACTACAACAGAGAACCAGCTATTTGCCTGGTTCTACATTGTGGTCTTTGTTCTGGCCCTCTGTGGTAATAGTCTGGCCCTCTGGATTTTCTCTCATCAGCGTGGAGTTTTCTCTCCTGCTAATGTTTTCTTGGTTCATCTGGCTGTAGCAGACCTATCTTACGTGATCATCCTCCCTCTCAGAGCGATCTACCACTTCACTGGGGGCCACTGGCCACTGGGTGAGGTTCCCTGCAGAGTGGTGggctttttgttttatgtcaacATGTATGCCAGCCTGTACTTCCTGGCTTGTGTGGCGGGGGACCGCTACCTGGCTGTGGTTCACGCTGTGAGGTCAATGAAGCTTCGCCAAGGTCGCTATGCTCACATCATCAGCTTCTCTTTATGGGTCTTGGTGACTGTCTCAATGGCACCCCTGCTGGTCACCCATCAGACAGCACAGGTGGGCAACACAACCGTGTGCTTGCAGCTGTATCGAGAGAAGGCTTCCCGCAAGGCGCTGGTCTCTCTGGCCGTCGCCTTCACGCCACCTTTCCTTGCCACCTTGTCCTGCTACTTCCTCATCATCCACAGCCTGCATTGGGGCTCTAGGCTGGAGCCTGCCCTCAAGCTGAGGGCTCTGCGTACCATCGGTGCTGTCATGCTCATCTATGTGGTCTGCTTTCTGCCTTATCATTTGAGCAGAGCCACCTTCATCCTTGGTTACGGCCACCCAGACGTATCCTGCCAAACACGGAGAGCCCTGAGCATGGCCAATCGCCTCACCTCCTCCCTCACCTGCCTGAACGGCGCCATGGACCCGCTCGTCTACCTGTTCGGGGCAGAGAAGTTCCGCAGCACCCTAAAGCGATTGTTCTGTGAAGATAAGGCGGGGATGAGTGGGGCCACCAGTGGAGACCTAAAGGGCACACATGAGAGCTCTCTGAGTGCTAAGTCTGAGTTctga